The DNA sequence CTGTACAATTTCATTGATCGCACAAGAAAGTCTCAGAGAAATATCTGTAAGCTGATTCGCTTTATAAGCATTCACAATACCGATTCCTGACATCACGGAAGTTCCGTTCATCAAAGCAAGTCCTTCACGAATTTCTACTTTTATGGGTTCTAATCCTTCTGTTTCAAAAACCTCTTTGGTAGATTTTCTTTCTCCTTTATAAAAGACTTCTCCTTCACCGATCAGTACCAAAGCAAGGTGAGCCAGCTGAACAAGGTCACCGCTTGCTCCTACCCCTCCATGTTCAAAGATCAATGGAATAATATCCCTGTTGATCAGCTCCTGAAGAAGATAAATAACAGATTGGTGTACTCCTGAATTCCCTAATGACAAAGTATTCAGCCTTGCCAGCATACATGCTTTTACCTCATCTGCAGGCAAAGGGTTTCCGATTCCTGAAGAGTGGCTTCTGATCAGGTTATACTGAAGCTGGTGTGTATCTTCATCACTGATTTTGAACTGAGCCATCGGTCCAAAGCCGGTGTTCACACCATATATTACTTTATTTTTTGAAAACTCCTTTAAAAACTGAAAACTCTTATCCACTCTTGATAAAAGTGATTCATCCAGTTCTATTTTTTCATTCTCAATGATAATTTTTTGAAAGTCTTTCAGTTCTAAAAAGTTATTTATTTTCATCAATTAAAAGTAATAGTTGATAATTTTGTAAAATATTAATTATTTGTCACTAATTTTGCGGCAAAGATAAAAGTTATTATTAAAATAAAAAATCAAAGATGAGCAAAGAATTTGTTGACGTTCTTGTAATCGGAGCCGGACCTTCCGGATGCGTGTCTTCTTCATACCTGAAGAACAATAACGTCAGCGTGAAAGTAGTCGAAAAGACAAAATTCCCCAGACTGGTAGTGGGTGAAAGCTTAATTCCGAGGGTAATGGATCACTTTGAAGAGGCTGGACTTTTCCCCGCATTAGACAAAATGGGCTTTGAAAAAAAGCTTGGGGCACGTTTCCTTCGTGGTGATGAGGTCTGCATTTTTGATTTCAGCAACAAATTCGGGGAAGGCTGGGACTGGACCTGGCAGGTTCCGAGAGCTGATTTTGATAATACTCTTGCTCAGGAAGTCATTAATAAAGGAGTTGATCTTGAATTTGAGACTGAAGTTATTGGCATACAATTTAACGGAACAGATTCTGTAACTACAGTAAAAAATAAGGATGGAGAAACGAAAGAGATCCATGCGAAGTTTGTGATTGACTCCAGCGGTTACGGAAGAGTGTTGCCTCGTCTGCTAGATCTTGAAAAACCATCAAAACTGTCTCCTCACTCTGCGATTTTCTCTCATGTACATGATATTAACAGAGCGCCGGGAGAAGAAGGGACTTTAATTTCTTTTGACATTATTGAAACAGAAGTATGGCTTTGGGTAATTCCTTTTTCCAACGGAAATACAAGTTTAGGAATTGTAGGCCCTACTGAATATATTGATAAATTATCTGAAAACGGAGATACAGCCGAAGCTTTAAGAAAAGCTATTTCTCTATCCGATTATTATGTAAAACGTTTTGGGAATGTAGATTTTCTTTTTGAACCTAAACATCTGAAAGATTATTCATGTTCAGTTAAAAGTTTATTCGGGGACGGATTTGCTTTAACCGGGAATGCATCAGAATTCCTTGATCCGGTATTTTCTTCGGGAATGGCTTTTGCCACAGAATCCGGAATGCTGGCAGCAAAACTGGCATTAAGACAATTAAACGGAGAAAAGATCAACTGGCAGACAGAATACACGGATTATATTTTATACGGCGTGGATGTTTTCACCACATATGTAAAGGAATGGTATACCGGAAATCTTCAGGAACTATTTTTCCATCAGCCGGAAAATCCGGATGTAAAGAAAAAGATCTGTGCTGTTTTAGCAGGATATGTCTGGAATAAAGACAATCCTTTTGTGAAAAAGCATTATACTGTGATTAAAAACCTTGCGAACCTGATCAAACTAGAAAAACAGGAACAGCAAAACCAAGCATAAAAAAACGGTCTGAATTTTCAGACCGTTTTTTATTATTTTATAACTTCTTTGATTTTTTTCCCTAAATCTTTTCCAGTTTGTTCATATGCCCCTGCAATTCTTCCATATTCCATTACAAAATCCTTATTTTGTGGTTTTCCAAGAATTTTATCTCCTTTTAGTTTCATCACCACATTTGACGGATTATCTGTTTCTACGAAAATCAGATCTGAAGTTAATTTAGCTTCCTGTCCTATCAATCCACCATGCCATCCCGCATAAATCCATTTTGCATCAACAATTAGTGTATACTTAGCATGAGTATCTTTTTTGAAGGCAATTTTTTTAGACTTTCTGTTGATTCCTTTCAGGAAATAATCCAAATATTCCGTGTTTTTAAACGTTTCCCATGCACCGATCCATTTTCCCCAGGCCTCTTCACTCTTTTTAGCTATGGTTTCTGTTTTTCTTTTCTCAAGATACTGAGCTTCAGTATAATTCTCTACCTGAAAAGCAACATTTTCAAATTTCACCTGAACATTTACTTCTGTCTGATCTTTCAGAAAGTCAAAATTCCCGGATTCTACATTAATCTGATTTTGTCCAAATGTTACTACACCGATTACTACAAAGAGTAACAATAATAATTTTTTCATGTTTTTTTATTAGCTTTATATATTCAAGGGCTCAAAGATATTATAAAAAAGAAATCTTCCGCTCTTTATTTTTAATTTTATCTCAGATCAATAAAAGTGATTGGTTTCCTGCTGTTTGGATTAAAAACAGTTTTAGACAAAATGTCAAAATCAATAATTTCAATCTTCGGACTTACTCTCAATTTTGCCCGGAAATGGTCTCTCACTTCATTGACAAAGCTATCGTGCTCTTCTTCTGTACTTAGTTTAATGATAATTTCGTCAAGACCTATTTCGTTGGCCTGAATGACAATCTGATAGCATAAGATATTATTGAAATCATTTAAAATATCATTCATTGCCGGCGGATACAGCGTTGTTCCTTTATATTTGATCATCTGTTGTTTCCTTCCTACTACAGGTCCTAACCTCATCGTATTTCTTCCACACAGGCATGGCTCATGGTGTGCTTTTACAATATCTCCGGTTTTAAATCTTAGCAAAGGGATGGCTTCAACGCCTAAAGTTGTGATCGTAAGCTCTCCACTTTCTCCTTCTTTAACCGGATTTCCGTTATCGTCCAGAATTTCGGTGATAATTAATTCCGGATGGTGATGCCCTCCTATCTGGAATTCGCATTCTGTGAAAGCAGTGCTCATTTCGGTAGAAGCATAGGTGGAAAAAAGTTTTATATTCCACTTTTCTTTGATCTTCTGTGAAAGAATATTATCTGTAAAATCCTGATTTTTGATGCTTTCTCCAATACATACAGCACCATAAACACTTGAGTTTTTATAATCCAATCCATGCTTTTCAGCATAATCAATCATCTTCAGTAGAAAAGAAGGAACAGTAATCAGATACTTTGGTTTGTATCTGAAAATGGAATCCCACTGCAGTTCTGGAATTCCTGGCCCCATTCTCACTACGCTTGCGCCCATTTTCCTTAAACCCAGAAAGTAAGCAAGACCTGCCATAAACCTTTTGTCTATGGTAGTAATCATCTGAACAACATCTCCTTTTTGAATGCCGGCACAGGCAAAAGAAATTGCTTCATTATATGCCAGCCTTTCAAGATCATTATCTGAAAGTCCAAAAGTAACCGGATCTCCTAAAGTCCCGGAAGTGGTACTGTAATCAACAATTTTATCTGGTGTTATACAGAAAAAATCATGATTGTACTGCTGAAGCTCATTCTTCGTCGTGGTAGGAATCTTCTGAAGATCCTCCAAAGTACGAATGTCAGCAATATGAATATTATTTTCTTTAAACAGTTTCTGATAAAAGGGTGAATGAGTTTCAAGATAGATCAAAAGCTCACGAAGTTTTTCTTCCTGAAATATTTTGATTTCCTGAATGCCTGCTTTCTCGATTAACGGACGAAATTCCAATGATTTTAATTTTAAAGAACAAATTTATTTAAAATTACATGATTGTAGATGTATTCATGTAAAATGTATTCATGATTTCTACCACAGCTTTTATCTCTGGAAGGCAAAAGTTTGTGTATTGGTATTTCCGGCAGTATTTATGGTGGTTACTTTTAAAGTATGAGCACCTGATCCTTTCGGACATTTTTCATCAAAAATATAGACAAAATTATCTTTTACACGGGCAAAGCGAAGCCATTTTCCATCCAGCTCAGCCCGGAATGAAATAATATCACCCACTTTCGTTGTTCCTTTTAACAATATAGAACTGCTATTTACCAATGCTCCTTCTGCCCATCCAGATGAAACAGACGGCAGGGTATTGTCTATTAATAATTTCGCCGTACCCAATCTGTTGAACTGCCCTTCTGCCCTGTCACCACTCCATTTTGCTTTTACCACAACCTTATCACTTCCATAATCAAGAAGGATAACGGCTTTATCTTTTTCAGCGTCAGATAACTTCCTATTGGGTTTTATTTTCAAAGTATATTCATCCTGAACAGGAATGTATGGATTTTGTAAAACAATGCTGTTTGAAACTGCATTCTGATCGGCATCCGCCATTTCATACATATTGAAATTTACAGCATCATATACCGCATTTTTACTGAAATCAATCTCTGCATTTTCGGTGGAAATTGTTTTTCCTTCATTAGGCATTACCGTTTTCCCTGTAGCAGATATTTTTTCTGAAGTTTTATTTAACTGGAGTTTTGTTATTAATCGACTGGTATTTCCTTTAACATCTTTCAGGACTATTTCAATGTTATGAACCTCCTCATCCTGAAGATTGATAATCCCAGTCAAATTCGGGGTACTGTAATTCTGAAGTTTCATTCCCGGTAAATCAGCCAGGTGCTGAATTCCCATTTTATCCCTGATGAATTTGGTATAATCTATACAGCCGTTGATATAGCGGGTATCATCATAGTGTATTTTATCAATTTTAAAACTGTAAATCAGCTTGTCATCCATCAATAATTCTGCATTATAAATCCCCAGATTAAAACCCTGATTGGCCTTGTCTACAGCTTTAATGGCAAAACTTATTTCCGGAGAATTAACCTGAACGAGATTAGCCGTATAAACATTTCCTGCTTTCTTCACTGCAATTCCGTTCGTTCCAGGTTCATAAGTGCTGAAACGTCTGTCATACCAGTAGAGTCCACTGATAATCGGTGCAACAGTATCAGGAATGGCAAAACCGAAAAGTAACGGGTTGAGACATTCTTCTGTTTTGGTATCTCTTATTTCAAAATGCAGATGCGGACCTGCAGATCCTCCGGTATTTCCACTTAACGCAATTTGTTGCCCTTTATCCACTGGAAACTGTCCGGGTTGAAAAGTAATATCCTGTTCCCATTTTTCATCTTTGTATTGTCTCTCCTTCACATATTCATCAAGCTTACTGAAGTATTTATTCAAATGAGCATACACTGTGGTATAACCGTTGGGATGAGTAATGTACACAGCGTTTCCAAATCCGTAGCGCTCTACTTTTATCCTGCTGACATAACCTTCTGCAGCTGCAAGAACAGGCAGATTTTCCTGACTGTTGGTTCTCAAATCCAATCCCATATGAAAATGATTTGTACGGATCGTCCCAAAGTTGGCAGCCAGCTGCATGGGAATGTTTAATGGGTTCCGAAAATAATTTTGAGGATAATTTTGAGCGTGTGTGATGATGTTATTAATTAAACAAATAATAAGCATCATTTTTGGAAAGATTTTCATACAGCATTTGGTTTATAGGTCTATTTAAATGTACAAAATCCCGGCCAATAAGCAGTTCTTTCCACAAACTATTTTTAAATCACTTTTATTTTTATACGCCAAGTTTTGTCGTTTCCAGCATTGATATTTGCCTTATAAAGGTTCAGATAAAAGAGTGATTTCTTTTAGCTGAATTTATTTATCACCAACCAGAACATGAAAATATTATTAATGAAAAAACTTAAAGATGAATTTTAAAGACCCTTTAAAAAGGATGGACGATTTTGATAAGATAAGTCGCGAAATATGGGCAGACATGAAAGGAGAAAAAGTCGCTACCAATTCCATAGAACCTTTTTTTACCAACCTGTGGGTGGACGAGGGAAAGCTTTTCAGATTGCTTTCTTCTTCCACAGATTTCAATACTTATCTGTTTGATGCCAAGAAAAACTTTATAGATTATTCGCAGGAGGTAGAAAAAGTAAACCTGAAAGAAATACCTCCTGAAAAAATTGACAATGTAAGAGTAAAGACCAAAATGGTTGAAAAACTGATCATCCAGGAACCTAAAATAGATCCGAAACAATTTCAAAACACTTTTTTAGAACGTATTGACAGAAAGGTATGGGTCAATGTGAGCCCCGGTTATATTGATCCTAAAAATTATACCCATCATACGGAAATAGGAATCAGAGAGAGAAAAATTGACTGTACCATCAATATTCCTTATCGTGAATATTACAGGGAAGCCACACAGACTGTGCTCAATGAAGTAGAAACCAGCTTAACCTATTCTTCAAAATCTCCTGATGCCATAAAAATCTGCCTCAGTGATGTGGAAGACTATATGGATGTAATCACGTATCTTTTCCCTTATCACCGGGAAATGGCTCAGGTGGGTATCATTGCTCATTTTGAAGAGGCAGGAAGCAACCTTACCACAATTGACGATCTGATATTCTTCTATAATCAGCTTCCCAATTTTGCCCTGACAGGGGTAGATTACAAAGGTAAAGCAAAGAAACTTTCAGATGAGATGTTATGGAATCACTTTTTACAGTTTCTAAATTTTGATTCCCAATTGCTTCGTGATATAGATTCAGTAGGCAAAGCGGCGGCTTTGGCAGTAGAACCTTTCAGAGATAAAAGCCGATATGCCATTCGTATTCTTACTGCTATTTCCGGAGAGTTCGTTTATAAAAAAATTAAAAATGATCCCAAACTCATCCTTCATATTTATCATTCTTTAGATGGGGAAAGTGTATACATGGGAAAAGGTATCATTTCAGATACTCATCAGGCCGCTCCCGGGCAAATGTTTGAAAATAAAGAGCTTTTTGTCATTTATGTAACGGCTTTTATGCAGGCTCAGCACGCAATGGATGACGCTCATCAGCCACTGCTGAGAGGTTCTCTTTTTGCGTTTGGTGTGAGCAGAGATTCTGATACAATAGAAAGACACTGTGAGCTAACAGGATATTTTATGGAAGGAGATGTTGATAATATCGTAACGCTGATCAATACCGTAAAAGTCTTTAATCTGAAAAACAAGGAAATAGAAGCTGAAAATGAGATTGAAAACGGAGAATTTAGACCTCTGGACATGTTGCATCTTAAAGTTTATGAAAAGGCAAAACTTCCTTCCGGCAAAATTCAAACTATTGAAACGGACACGGAAGTTCCGGCATTATTTCTTTATCACATCGCGCAAAAGAAAGCAGTGGAGGATGCATTGAGATGTTTACGTGTTGCCGCTGATCTCATGATAATATCAGCCAGTCTTGCAACCATAGAATCTGGAGTTTCGGGATTACCTCTATATGTAGCGTATGCTGATATCGGGATTGCTCTTTCAGATTTTTATATAGAAACTCAACTTAGAGATGAGCTTAAAATGACCCCAAAGGGAGAAAAGCTTTTAGAATTATGGGATAATATTTATATGGTTCAGGGCACGACAAGTGCCATGGCGAGCATGCTGCCTAAGGCAGAAAAAGCACTGGATGCCACCGTAGAAGTATTATACACTTCCAGATATCCGCGTCAACAGGAAAGCATACAAAAGTTAATCAAAAATACATTATATTCGTTTCCTTTAAGGAATTATTCTAAAAATGGATTAAAAGTTCTTTCAAAGGCCAGTGTTGAAAAGGCTATCACACATTCTTCTGATTTTGAGAAGCTGAGAGTGCTTTTTGTAGAGAATGCGGCGAAGGAGATTGGTGTACTTCATAAAGGGAAATTATTTTTCCAGGGAAAGTCTCCTACAATGACAAATACCTTTTTAGATTATATCTACAGAAAAGCAGGAGGAAATGTAGCTAAGCTTGAAGAAGAGTTTAGCAGGCTTACAGGAATGGCAGAAAACCTTCCCATTTCTAACAAAATTATAACTGTAGAAAAGTTCGAGTCAGGATTAAAGGCACTTCAAGAGTCTAATATTACAGCTGAAAATGCAATAGACTTCTTTAATGAAGCAAGAATTTATTTTAATCATAAAATAGCATTAAATGAGGAGGGTAAAAAAATTGTTGTGCAAATAGCAAGTCATAATTGTGTAGAAGTGGTAAAAGTAGTAGAAGAATTTTTTAGAACTGGAAATATTCATACTGCTGCTGTTTCTGAAGCTCAAGACTATTTGGTAGATCTTAGTTTATGGTTTCAAAATAATTATGGAATTAAGAGAGGTCTTGAACATATTGACAATGTTGGGGTCTTACATACAAGGATGATTAATAATGAAAGAGGAATTCTTCTTTGTATAAGGGGAGGTAGAAAACAACATCATGTCATAAATGTTATTAAAAAAAGTGATAGTAAAATTGCAACCTTTATTGATTTACAGACTATCGAAGGGAAAATAAATCTTAAAAAAGGAGAAGAATTCATCAAATTTAAATATATGAAAACAAATTAAAAATTAATAAAGTAATGTTAACAGAACAACAAGTTATAGAAATCGCAAAAAATTACGTAAAAGAAAGAAAAGAAAAGAGTGGATTAGACCTTGTCATTTTAGATAACGAAGCAATAAAAAAGCCTTATGGTATTATATTTTTCTACAATACAAAAAAATATAATGATACTAGAAATGATGATGATAATACTTTACTTGGGAATGCTCCTTTCTTGGTAGAAAACAAAACAGGAAATATTGTAGTATTTGGAACCAGTAAGTCTGAAGAATATTACATACAAGAATATGAAGCAGGAAGATTTACTAACACATTAGGATTTAACAGTAGCCTGGAATAATTAATTAACCACCTTCGGGTGGTTTTCGTATTTTTAACAAATAGATTATTATTGCTAGATAAATAAGAGAAGAGTCTATTGATAAGTCATATAATAAATTAATATG is a window from the Chryseobacterium indologenes genome containing:
- a CDS encoding M23 family metallopeptidase translates to MKIFPKMMLIICLINNIITHAQNYPQNYFRNPLNIPMQLAANFGTIRTNHFHMGLDLRTNSQENLPVLAAAEGYVSRIKVERYGFGNAVYITHPNGYTTVYAHLNKYFSKLDEYVKERQYKDEKWEQDITFQPGQFPVDKGQQIALSGNTGGSAGPHLHFEIRDTKTEECLNPLLFGFAIPDTVAPIISGLYWYDRRFSTYEPGTNGIAVKKAGNVYTANLVQVNSPEISFAIKAVDKANQGFNLGIYNAELLMDDKLIYSFKIDKIHYDDTRYINGCIDYTKFIRDKMGIQHLADLPGMKLQNYSTPNLTGIINLQDEEVHNIEIVLKDVKGNTSRLITKLQLNKTSEKISATGKTVMPNEGKTISTENAEIDFSKNAVYDAVNFNMYEMADADQNAVSNSIVLQNPYIPVQDEYTLKIKPNRKLSDAEKDKAVILLDYGSDKVVVKAKWSGDRAEGQFNRLGTAKLLIDNTLPSVSSGWAEGALVNSSSILLKGTTKVGDIISFRAELDGKWLRFARVKDNFVYIFDEKCPKGSGAHTLKVTTINTAGNTNTQTFAFQR
- a CDS encoding phenylacetate--CoA ligase family protein, translated to MEFRPLIEKAGIQEIKIFQEEKLRELLIYLETHSPFYQKLFKENNIHIADIRTLEDLQKIPTTTKNELQQYNHDFFCITPDKIVDYSTTSGTLGDPVTFGLSDNDLERLAYNEAISFACAGIQKGDVVQMITTIDKRFMAGLAYFLGLRKMGASVVRMGPGIPELQWDSIFRYKPKYLITVPSFLLKMIDYAEKHGLDYKNSSVYGAVCIGESIKNQDFTDNILSQKIKEKWNIKLFSTYASTEMSTAFTECEFQIGGHHHPELIITEILDDNGNPVKEGESGELTITTLGVEAIPLLRFKTGDIVKAHHEPCLCGRNTMRLGPVVGRKQQMIKYKGTTLYPPAMNDILNDFNNILCYQIVIQANEIGLDEIIIKLSTEEEHDSFVNEVRDHFRAKLRVSPKIEIIDFDILSKTVFNPNSRKPITFIDLR
- a CDS encoding NAD(P)/FAD-dependent oxidoreductase → MSKEFVDVLVIGAGPSGCVSSSYLKNNNVSVKVVEKTKFPRLVVGESLIPRVMDHFEEAGLFPALDKMGFEKKLGARFLRGDEVCIFDFSNKFGEGWDWTWQVPRADFDNTLAQEVINKGVDLEFETEVIGIQFNGTDSVTTVKNKDGETKEIHAKFVIDSSGYGRVLPRLLDLEKPSKLSPHSAIFSHVHDINRAPGEEGTLISFDIIETEVWLWVIPFSNGNTSLGIVGPTEYIDKLSENGDTAEALRKAISLSDYYVKRFGNVDFLFEPKHLKDYSCSVKSLFGDGFALTGNASEFLDPVFSSGMAFATESGMLAAKLALRQLNGEKINWQTEYTDYILYGVDVFTTYVKEWYTGNLQELFFHQPENPDVKKKICAVLAGYVWNKDNPFVKKHYTVIKNLANLIKLEKQEQQNQA